A genomic stretch from Frigoribacterium sp. PvP032 includes:
- a CDS encoding phage holin family protein, translating to MTDSTRSDKVRRGSKSRSFFALVQDVPSLVTDLVKGELALLKYEIIGTLKAFGIGAGFLVGALVFVFAMLGVLLTGIVLLIAIWLPGWLSALIVAFVLLLVAALLAFLGYRSIKKGLPAVPEKTIASLKRDLKAVKGVGTIPGHDVTEF from the coding sequence GTGACCGACTCCACCCGGAGCGACAAAGTACGTCGCGGCTCGAAGTCGCGCTCGTTCTTCGCCCTGGTCCAGGACGTCCCGAGCCTGGTCACCGACCTCGTCAAGGGCGAGCTCGCCCTGCTCAAGTACGAGATCATCGGCACTCTCAAGGCCTTCGGCATCGGCGCGGGGTTCCTCGTCGGCGCGCTCGTCTTCGTCTTCGCCATGCTCGGGGTGCTGCTCACGGGCATCGTCCTGCTGATCGCGATCTGGCTGCCCGGCTGGCTGTCGGCGCTGATCGTGGCGTTCGTGCTCCTCCTCGTCGCCGCCCTGCTCGCGTTCCTCGGCTACCGGAGCATCAAGAAGGGCCTCCCGGCCGTACCGGAGAAGACGATCGCGAGCCTCAAGCGCGACCTCAAGGCCGTCAAGGGCGTCGGGACCATCCCGGGGCACGACGTCACCGAGTTCTGA
- a CDS encoding FAD-dependent oxidoreductase has product MTEATRSSGAAAQSALVVGGGVAGLVVARDLAAAGVAVTLVEASDRLGGEVGRHVVGGLPLDAGAESFATRGGTVQAYLDELGLGGDVVLPDPRGAWVQHGAGQAFPLPRTGLLGIPGDLAADDVVAVVGAAGTAEAARLDAAPGEVGADETSVGGLVRVRMGDAVLDRLVTPIIGGVHSVHPDLLSVDRVAPGLRAALRREGSLAAAVLSVRALAPAGSAVAGLRGGMASLAEALVAELDRLGVEVRLGAHVAVLDARSVTLTGSPTLTGVEHSTAPERLEADVVVLAVGDGAGRVLGGRPAHAAGLITLATLVLRDERLDAAPRGTGVLVAPGADGVRAKALTHATAKWPWLAERAGGRHVLRLSYDSPVVTAATTDDELRSTALADASVLLGLPLDPATVEDAARVEWSAPLPQEAAGTSSTLPEGVVRVGGAVAGRGLAAVIAHARRVAAHLVAR; this is encoded by the coding sequence GCCGGCGTCGCCGTCACGCTCGTCGAGGCGTCGGACCGGCTCGGCGGCGAGGTCGGCCGCCACGTCGTCGGCGGCCTGCCCCTCGACGCCGGCGCCGAGAGCTTCGCGACGCGCGGCGGCACGGTGCAGGCGTACCTCGACGAGCTCGGGCTCGGCGGCGACGTCGTGCTGCCCGACCCCCGCGGCGCGTGGGTGCAGCACGGCGCCGGACAGGCCTTCCCCCTGCCCCGCACCGGCCTGCTCGGCATCCCCGGCGACCTCGCGGCCGACGACGTCGTCGCGGTCGTCGGTGCGGCAGGCACGGCCGAGGCGGCACGGCTCGACGCGGCCCCCGGCGAGGTCGGTGCCGACGAGACCTCGGTCGGCGGCCTCGTCCGCGTCCGCATGGGCGACGCCGTGCTCGACCGGCTCGTCACCCCGATCATCGGCGGCGTCCACTCCGTGCACCCCGACCTGCTCTCCGTCGACCGGGTCGCCCCCGGCCTCCGGGCGGCGCTGCGGCGTGAGGGGTCGCTGGCCGCGGCCGTGCTCAGCGTCCGCGCGCTCGCGCCTGCCGGCTCGGCCGTCGCCGGCCTCCGCGGCGGCATGGCCAGCCTGGCGGAGGCGCTGGTCGCCGAGCTGGACCGGCTCGGCGTCGAGGTGCGGCTGGGAGCCCACGTCGCGGTGCTCGACGCCCGCTCGGTGACGCTGACCGGCTCGCCGACGCTGACCGGCGTCGAGCACAGCACCGCGCCCGAGCGCCTCGAGGCAGACGTCGTCGTGCTCGCGGTCGGCGACGGCGCAGGTCGGGTGCTCGGCGGGCGACCCGCCCACGCAGCGGGACTCATCACTCTGGCCACGCTCGTGCTGCGCGACGAGCGGCTCGACGCGGCGCCGCGCGGCACCGGGGTGCTCGTGGCGCCCGGTGCCGACGGCGTCCGTGCGAAGGCGCTCACGCACGCGACGGCCAAGTGGCCGTGGCTGGCCGAGCGGGCCGGCGGCCGGCACGTGCTCCGTCTCAGCTACGACTCCCCGGTCGTGACGGCGGCCACGACCGACGACGAGCTGCGCTCCACGGCGCTCGCCGACGCCTCGGTGCTGCTCGGGCTGCCGCTCGACCCCGCCACCGTCGAGGACGCGGCGCGGGTCGAGTGGTCCGCGCCCCTCCCGCAGGAGGCGGCGGGCACCTCCTCGACTCTGCCCGAGGGCGTCGTCCGCGTCGGCGGCGCCGTGGCCGGCCGGGGGCTCGCCGCCGTGATCGCCCACGCGCGTCGGGTCGCCGCGCACCTCGTCGCCCGCTGA